The Calditrichota bacterium genome includes the window GTTGACCAGTGCCACGAAGCGCGTGTCGCCTGCCCCCTTGATGGCCGAGCCGAAGATGACGTTCATGGCGTCAAAAAGGGAGTATGCAGCCACAAAGCGGAGGAGCACTACAGCAGTGGCAAACACCTTGGCCATTTGCGCAGCGTCGGCCTGAGCGGCGAACGGCGTGAGAAACACACGTGGGAACACCAGGTACCCCAGAGCGAACAGCGACATGTAGGCTGCGCTCACCTGAAATCCAGACCATGCGCTCCTCTCAGCCAAGTCTGGCCTGTCAGCTCCGATCCACTGCCCCACCAGGATGGACACGGCAATGCCGATGCCGTAGAGGGGCAAGAAGGCCAGTGAGTTGATGTTGAAAGCGATGTTCGTAGCGGCAAGTTCGGCGGTACCCAGCCGGCCGGCAATGATGACAAAGGCGGTGAAGCCAAGGATGTCCAAGAAGAAGTGCATGCCACTGGGAAGACCATAGTGCAACAGCCTCCGGAATAACTCCCCATCCAGGCGCCATCCCTTCCTGGTGTGGAACTCGCGATCATGCCGCTGGCGGAGAAAGAGCACTGCGTAGACTCCCACCGCCACTAATCCCGAGGTCACGGTAGCCAGAGCCGCACCGGTGATCCCCAACTCAGGCATGCCCCATTTGCCAAAGATCAACGCATAGTCGAGCACGACGTTGGTGAGGGTAGCGACGGCGTTCGCCCACATGACGACCCAGGTGTCGCCCCTGCCGCTGAAAAAGCTCGACAAAGCAGAGCCCAGCACCGGAGCGAACATGCCCAGCGACAACACTCGATAGTAGCGCACCTCCAGAGCAAGCACCGCAGGTGGGTGTCCGGTCAGAGTAAACAGCGGTTTCGCAAAGAGGAAGGCACCTACCCCTGCCACCGCCGCGATCAACGTCAGGTACACCCCTTGCCATACTGCCGGGCCGATGCGGTCACACTGGCGCGCACCGTAGTACTGCGCCACAAAAGTGTCCACGTAGCTGGCAGTACCCACAAAGACGCTGGCAATAGTCCAAGAGACGAGGCCGGCAGGGGAGGCGGCAGCAACTGCCTCCGCCGAGTACCAGGAGAGAAACATGCGGTCAACAAACTGCTGGATGCTCCAGAAACCGGTGCTGAGGATGAGAGGCACCCCCACACGGAGGAGCTCTGCGTAGCCGCCCGGAGCGCTCCATCGCCGCCACACACCGGAGTTCGCCGCATGCACGGCTGCACTGTCATTGTTGCCCAACTGCAGCCCCACTTAAGAGCCCGAGGTGATGCGGCGCACCGCATGGCAGAAGCGCTCCACCTCCGCGACACTGGTGTAGACGTGCACTGAGACCCGAATGGCGTCCAGACGATGCTCGCCCACCGACCGAACCCTGAAGCCTTCCTTGTTGAGCTCTTCAAGGAGAGCACCGGTCTTCATCTCCGTAGGACGGAAAGTGACAATGGAAGCCGACGAATCTTGTTCCATGGGGGTGAGAATCTCGACGGTGGGCATAGCCGCCAATTCCTTCTTCAGCATTTCCGCCAGGAAGCGCCCGCGCGCTGCCACTCGGGGCATGCCGATGGCGGCAAGAAAATCGAACGCCGCACCAAGTGCCAGGATGAGCGGTGTGTTGCGGGTGCCGTACTCGGTCATCTCCGCTTCGCGCCGGTACTCAAGGGTGAGGGTGTCCAAGTCGTACTTGGCGTCGGAATAGGCACCCACGTAGGTGGGCCGCCACACCTCAAACATCTCCTTGCGAATGTAGAGCAGGCCGGTCCCCTTAGGGCCGAGCAGCCATTTGTGACCGGAGGTCGCGTAAAAGTCGCAGCCGCACTCGTGCAGGTTCACCGGAATCATGCCCGGCGGATGGGCCCCGTCCAATACCAGCCATATGCCGCGTTGGCGACACAGCGCCGAGACTTCCTTCACCGGGAAGAGCAGCCCAGTCGTGCAGGTGATGTGGCTGAGCGAGAGCACCTTGGTCTTGCGCGTCAGACTCCGTTCGATGACGCGGAGGTTTTCCTCCTTGGTTCTCGCAGGCTCAAAGAGCCGTACGACTACGCCCTTCTCTTTGGCCACTGCCAGCCAGGGGATAGCTCCACCCGGGTGCTCATGGGTGCTCGTTACCACCTCGTCCCCCTTGCGCAGAGGAAGCCCCCAGGCGATAATGTTCATCCCCTCGGTCGTATTTCTGGTGAACGCAATCTCAGTGGGGTCGCACCCCAAGAACGAAGCGGCTTTTGCCCGCACCCCAGCAATCTCTTCGTGGCCGGTTTCGCAAATCTTCTCGAGGCGCAGGCAAGC containing:
- a CDS encoding aminotransferase class V-fold PLP-dependent enzyme, with product MIVLTDMDTRRSFLRKMAAGSLAASLAFPLRKAFPSSGLDPRALSRADGGSPEDEDYWRLVRQHFPLTTERTYFNNGGLGPSPRTVLEAYREACLRLEKICETGHEEIAGVRAKAASFLGCDPTEIAFTRNTTEGMNIIAWGLPLRKGDEVVTSTHEHPGGAIPWLAVAKEKGVVVRLFEPARTKEENLRVIERSLTRKTKVLSLSHITCTTGLLFPVKEVSALCRQRGIWLVLDGAHPPGMIPVNLHECGCDFYATSGHKWLLGPKGTGLLYIRKEMFEVWRPTYVGAYSDAKYDLDTLTLEYRREAEMTEYGTRNTPLILALGAAFDFLAAIGMPRVAARGRFLAEMLKKELAAMPTVEILTPMEQDSSASIVTFRPTEMKTGALLEELNKEGFRVRSVGEHRLDAIRVSVHVYTSVAEVERFCHAVRRITSGS
- a CDS encoding MATE family efflux transporter produces the protein MGNNDSAAVHAANSGVWRRWSAPGGYAELLRVGVPLILSTGFWSIQQFVDRMFLSWYSAEAVAAASPAGLVSWTIASVFVGTASYVDTFVAQYYGARQCDRIGPAVWQGVYLTLIAAVAGVGAFLFAKPLFTLTGHPPAVLALEVRYYRVLSLGMFAPVLGSALSSFFSGRGDTWVVMWANAVATLTNVVLDYALIFGKWGMPELGITGAALATVTSGLVAVGVYAVLFLRQRHDREFHTRKGWRLDGELFRRLLHYGLPSGMHFFLDILGFTAFVIIAGRLGTAELAATNIAFNINSLAFLPLYGIGIAVSILVGQWIGADRPDLAERSAWSGFQVSAAYMSLFALGYLVFPRVFLTPFAAQADAAQMAKVFATAVVLLRFVAAYSLFDAMNVIFGSAIKGAGDTRFVALVN